In Paenibacillus dendritiformis, the DNA window GGCGTAGACCTCGGTGCGCTCGCTACCACTCTCTACGGGTGCTTTTGTCGCCATATACGATGATGTTGCTTGCTGCAACATTCCTTGAATGCAGCGCCGCTTTATTTGCTCCATCCGCCGAGCTGCTACGCCCACCGGAACGCGGAATTCGTTGGTAAGCGTCTCGACGCATCCGTCAAACGATTGTGGAAGGTGAAGCCGTTGAATCATGGATATCGGCATGGCAGCATACAACATGAAAGCATTCGCCTCACATTCTTGAGCCCGAGTAAATTGCTCCGGCATCATGCTTTGATCGCCAGCATGGCGGAGCAAGTGACAAAGCTCGTGTAGAAAATCGAGCCACTGCTGTCGAGGATCGAGGCGTGAATCGATGTTCACTGAATACATACCGGGCCTCACTTCGAGCGCTTTACTTCCGACGGGTCCAAAATATAGCCAGACGTTCAAGCGGGCCGCCATTTCCTCGATCGTAAGATGGCTTGGGTGACGCACCCCAATACGTCTGTACAAGCTTTCTTGAAACTCCTCAATCTGTGTCATTATGTAGTGTTCTAACATGATGTATCCCTCCAATTATGAGAATGTATGTTCGGTTTTGGGTTAAAAGAAAAAGCCATTTCTGGCTATAAAAGCTGCTATTTATCATTTAAAGTTTTTTCTATATCCGTAAAATAGGCGACGGCTTGCATCATAAAGCTATTAGCATCATTTACAATGGTATATATCCCCTCAATATTGGATTGTGACAAGTCTTCATCTTTGAGCATTTTTATTGCCTCATTAATTGCCTCTAAACGAAAAGATATCGCATCCTGTATCTCGACAACATACGATCCAACCTTGTTAGTGTTTTCTTTGTCTAGGCCCTCGGTCGGGATCTCTTGTGCTTTCTTATAGAGCCGATCGTATCTTTTTTCAGCAGTCTCCAATTTTTTTATTCCGTCGGTAAAGCTAATAGAGCCGTCACTTAGGCCGTTGAACGTATATGTCCACAGTGTTTCCCAAGCAAAATCATAATCTTCATTGATAGCTTCAATCGCAGGTTTAGTTTCTTTCAAATAATACTCTTTCTGTTCTTCTAATGAAGGAGTTGGTATTTTTACGGGAACATCAGCTTCTTGTTGCTCCTGAGCATTTTGTTCATTTCCTTTTGGCATTGTAGTTGCTTCTTCAGCTACTTCTTGATCATTCTTTTGCTTTGACTCGCTGGATTTATTGCATGCAGTAACCATTGCTAAGCAAATTAATGCTAATAATAGCGTTCTTAGGATTTTCATGTGTCTCCCTTCCTAATTCCCATAAGTAGGGGATTTTGTTGTGGTGGTTCTTAGTCACCCTGTCGCTGCCCCGGTTTTCGGTTCTTCTCCTGTTGCAAAATGAACTTTAAAAACTGGCGCATTTCTTCTTTTTTTTCTTCCGGAGCCGAAAGGTAATCTTTAAAAAAGGCACCGTGCACTTCATTCTTGAGAAGTTCATCAATTTGGGCTTCTTCAATCGTGTTCTTTGGTGAGGGATTGTCTGTACGTCCTAATAAATAATCTGTTGTAGTGTCAAGTATATCTGCGATTTTTGAAAGGGTCTCGGTATCCAAATCTCTTTTCCCTGATTCGTAATTTCCGTAAGCCTGTCTAGTGATTCCTAGCTTGTCAGCCATGTTTTGATGTGTAAGTTTTTTTTCTAACCGTTTATGAGTAAGTCTTTCTGATAACACTCAATTCACCTCACCTTATAAGGTAAGTATAACGCAACTTTTTGTTGCCAAACATATACGCAACAAAAAGTTTCTAAATAACGTTGACAGAAACAAAATGTTGCGTATAATGAATGATATAAGGAAACGAAATGTTGCTTGGGGTGGTGAATATGGGGAGAGATTGGTTACGAAAAATACGAAATGAAAAAGACATGACTCATGAAGAAGTCGCTACTTTAGTTAAAATTAGTAGACAATACTATGGGATGATTGAGTCAGAGGTAAGGGATCCAGGCGTGTC includes these proteins:
- a CDS encoding helix-turn-helix domain-containing protein, which gives rise to MLSERLTHKRLEKKLTHQNMADKLGITRQAYGNYESGKRDLDTETLSKIADILDTTTDYLLGRTDNPSPKNTIEEAQIDELLKNEVHGAFFKDYLSAPEEKKEEMRQFLKFILQQEKNRKPGQRQGD
- a CDS encoding ImmA/IrrE family metallo-endopeptidase — protein: MLEHYIMTQIEEFQESLYRRIGVRHPSHLTIEEMAARLNVWLYFGPVGSKALEVRPGMYSVNIDSRLDPRQQWLDFLHELCHLLRHAGDQSMMPEQFTRAQECEANAFMLYAAMPISMIQRLHLPQSFDGCVETLTNEFRVPVGVAARRMEQIKRRCIQGMLQQATSSYMATKAPVESGSERTEVYAYYDPEGELDEPSQLIVSVDQQDVHKDELLIPLDGPYERINPDNPPEMSCVPVRPEDIACRNGHIVLKIKRLAERHGLAAKNVVLQMRDIEEAQKFAW